The following proteins come from a genomic window of Brevibacillus antibioticus:
- a CDS encoding FHA domain-containing protein, with product MLDDGIYVLIKKGDPEQLQKRQFLQKEECAIGRRGNQLQPDIAFSSPYISRRHAVIRKINNQYTISDLQSKHGTEVNGMPIQQAPHFLYHGDHITLAKGVVEMIFFAEGSEMDVTREFSFPLTIPKETTSTSGLVINLERREIRLDGTRIHLTGKDMDLLMLLYQRANQAVSYDEIMVLVWPERLLNAESSVPDVGRAEINALVYRLRKRLGRYGENITTIPRFGYMWEK from the coding sequence ATGTTGGACGACGGCATATATGTATTGATTAAAAAAGGAGACCCCGAGCAGCTTCAGAAGCGTCAGTTTCTTCAGAAGGAAGAGTGTGCGATTGGGAGACGGGGTAATCAATTACAACCAGACATTGCTTTTTCCAGTCCGTATATCTCCAGAAGGCATGCAGTGATACGGAAAATCAACAACCAATATACGATTTCTGATTTGCAAAGCAAGCATGGGACAGAAGTGAACGGAATGCCGATACAGCAGGCACCACATTTTCTTTATCATGGTGATCATATTACGCTGGCTAAAGGCGTAGTAGAGATGATATTTTTCGCAGAGGGTAGCGAGATGGATGTGACGAGGGAGTTCTCATTCCCTTTGACGATTCCAAAAGAAACTACCTCCACTTCCGGCTTGGTCATCAATCTGGAACGCAGAGAAATACGTCTCGATGGCACAAGAATCCATTTGACCGGAAAAGATATGGACTTGCTCATGCTTCTGTACCAACGTGCGAATCAGGCAGTTAGCTATGATGAAATCATGGTACTCGTCTGGCCGGAGAGATTACTGAATGCGGAGAGCAGCGTTCCGGATGTTGGACGAGCCGAGATCAACGCTCTCGTTTATCGCTTGCGTAAGCGGCTGGGTAGATATGGCGAGAACATCACCACGATCCCGCGCTTTGGTTACATGTGGGAAAAATAG
- a CDS encoding penicillin-binding transpeptidase domain-containing protein, which produces MKKTWIVFWTVFVVVLSGFFYLFWDFWKDTTQSDGERAKAAFTAYTTKWGEQKFSDMYEQLSLHTKKTISKEEFVSRYQNIYGGIEAKAIVVEPMYNGDVMPGEDGQINFHYRLTMETFIEPISFTGKAALVKETQNDLEDWYIHWNPSFIFPEMKEGDKVRANTVYPRRGEITDRAGRPLATERVVVDIGINPGEWSQTSQTEKMAVSKLLQIPLDDLTSKVQAPTSKTVKFIRIATLPQDDARIKQIEKTEGLKLNKKKVRYYPYQDATAHLVGYVGAINQEEYEKRKDQGYKTSDVIGKSGLEQIFEEKLRGSAGGRIVITDADGTEKKTVVERFAKHGQPLVLTIDADVQKTIYQELKNEAGTAAAISPKTGEILALVNSPSFDPNAFVLGMSATEWKQMNENPQKPLLNRFARGFAPGSTFKPITAAIGLESGAITPADSIHVRGLHWQKDASWGGYEVTRVSDYGGPVNLEKALVYSDNIYFAKAALSMGEEQFVKKSELFGFHEALPVPYPLDKSKLNNGGFKNEIQLADSGYGQGEVTMTPLHLALVYSAFANDGHIVYPSLLQEDKKGGYWKTNVIPVDVASTVKQHLIKVMEDPRGTGRGARVPGIRMAGKTGTAELKQKKGEIGLENGWYAVFNVDNPHLLVTMMIEDVRGRGGSHVLDARIKRIFTKVLKE; this is translated from the coding sequence GTGAAAAAGACATGGATAGTATTTTGGACGGTTTTTGTCGTTGTTCTTTCAGGTTTTTTTTATCTTTTCTGGGACTTTTGGAAGGACACCACACAGTCGGATGGCGAGAGGGCAAAGGCAGCATTCACTGCGTATACGACAAAATGGGGAGAACAGAAATTCTCTGACATGTACGAGCAGCTTTCTTTACATACAAAAAAGACCATCAGCAAAGAAGAATTCGTATCGCGTTACCAAAATATATACGGAGGGATCGAGGCCAAAGCGATTGTGGTCGAGCCGATGTACAATGGCGACGTCATGCCAGGTGAGGATGGGCAGATCAACTTTCATTACAGGCTGACAATGGAAACCTTCATTGAACCGATTTCCTTTACGGGGAAAGCAGCGCTTGTCAAAGAAACGCAGAACGACCTGGAGGACTGGTACATTCATTGGAATCCTTCTTTTATTTTTCCAGAAATGAAAGAAGGGGACAAAGTAAGAGCCAATACGGTGTATCCCAGACGAGGTGAAATCACGGATCGGGCAGGGCGTCCATTGGCCACAGAGCGTGTCGTGGTAGATATCGGGATCAATCCGGGAGAATGGAGCCAGACGTCACAGACCGAGAAAATGGCGGTCAGCAAGCTTTTGCAAATTCCGTTGGATGACCTCACCTCGAAGGTCCAAGCTCCGACAAGCAAAACGGTCAAGTTTATCCGGATTGCCACGCTGCCGCAGGACGATGCACGCATCAAACAAATAGAAAAAACAGAAGGGCTCAAATTGAACAAAAAGAAAGTCCGCTACTATCCCTATCAGGACGCGACGGCCCATCTGGTTGGCTATGTAGGAGCGATCAATCAAGAAGAGTACGAGAAGCGAAAGGATCAGGGCTATAAAACGTCCGATGTGATTGGCAAATCAGGACTGGAACAGATTTTTGAGGAGAAGCTAAGAGGGAGTGCAGGTGGGCGTATCGTTATCACGGATGCGGATGGAACGGAAAAAAAGACCGTGGTGGAACGCTTCGCCAAGCATGGACAGCCACTGGTATTAACGATAGATGCTGATGTACAGAAAACGATTTACCAGGAGCTGAAAAACGAAGCAGGCACGGCTGCGGCCATCTCACCAAAGACCGGGGAAATACTGGCCCTCGTCAATTCTCCGTCCTTTGATCCGAATGCGTTTGTGCTTGGGATGTCGGCAACAGAGTGGAAGCAAATGAATGAAAACCCGCAAAAGCCGCTTCTCAATCGATTCGCGCGCGGGTTTGCGCCGGGCTCTACCTTCAAACCGATTACGGCAGCGATTGGACTTGAGTCAGGTGCAATTACCCCTGCGGACAGTATCCACGTCCGGGGACTGCATTGGCAAAAGGATGCGTCCTGGGGTGGATACGAGGTAACACGGGTCAGCGATTACGGGGGACCTGTCAATTTGGAAAAAGCATTAGTGTACTCCGACAATATTTATTTTGCGAAAGCGGCCCTCTCCATGGGGGAGGAGCAATTCGTGAAAAAGAGCGAGTTGTTTGGATTCCATGAAGCTCTCCCGGTTCCATATCCACTGGACAAGTCGAAGCTGAATAACGGCGGTTTCAAAAACGAGATTCAATTGGCAGACTCTGGATACGGTCAGGGCGAGGTAACGATGACGCCACTTCACCTCGCGTTGGTGTACAGCGCTTTTGCAAATGACGGGCATATTGTCTATCCGTCATTGTTGCAGGAAGACAAAAAAGGCGGGTATTGGAAGACGAATGTCATACCTGTTGATGTGGCGAGCACGGTGAAGCAGCATTTGATAAAGGTTATGGAAGACCCGCGCGGCACCGGACGAGGAGCACGCGTGCCAGGTATTCGCATGGCAGGCAAGACTGGAACAGCTGAGCTGAAACAGAAAAAAGGCGAGATCGGGTTGGAAAACGGATGGTACGCCGTTTTTAATGTAGATAATCCACATTTGCTGGTTACCATGATGATAGAGGATGTCCGTGGTCGGGGTGGCAGTCATGTACTCGATGCGCGTATCAAACGGATTTTCACGAAGGTACTGAAAGAGTAG
- a CDS encoding peptidoglycan D,D-transpeptidase FtsI family protein: protein MKEEKNDRVKRLQIVYIVVFLMFVVIILRLAQIQIQQGSEFANELADRSYKRDYIPAMRGNIYDRNGYVIAESRPSHLAVFREQEIMEKKAYFDLVEKLEKILSLDKATLLKKMDVGYAYEKGNYVLAARQLPRYLEKELKVDLTGKEIAVLGEHRGDLPGIEVVTKPIRKYDPKQIAVQAVGYVRPFHIAENVKLASYKDESTRYLPNQLVGLDGIEHSYEEELRGSNGYRMYEVAANQTVVKQVEEVPSVPGNHVYLTIDQRIQLDIRDSIREFLPKMRATIPEARAAKGAYVVAVEVKTGKVVAMVSYPEYDPNVWIEGPDQKTYDEIKLAVVNGTIREAPHDTRPLKGEAAIQEGYKHPGSIVPSGSVIKPITVLLGLQEGIITPFDRWNDVGVYHYGRGTDRIKNDSSKAHGMITPAISLQKSSNTYMSRIGEELSRRKGKESASVLQSYYHAFGLGVQTGVDLPHENKGKEDYLVMDENYGPLAAMVQASFGQQVRATTMQLAQYAATLANKGVRLQPQMVDKITDAEGKLVKTYTPKTMSTFPHPDKYWDVLEQGMVMVTKPGGTAVRAYAGMPFQVAAKTGTSEQDIYVPVTVTDEKTGQKKTRWKMHGRITNGVSISYAPVDDPVLAVAVIVPEGGYGGRSAAIISRSVYDVYDKHIGLK from the coding sequence ATGAAGGAAGAAAAAAATGATCGTGTGAAACGGTTACAAATCGTATATATCGTCGTATTTCTGATGTTTGTGGTCATCATTTTGAGATTGGCGCAAATCCAAATCCAGCAAGGGAGCGAATTTGCAAATGAGCTGGCAGACAGATCGTATAAAAGGGATTACATTCCCGCTATGCGAGGAAACATTTATGACCGCAACGGGTATGTCATTGCCGAAAGTCGGCCTTCCCATCTCGCTGTCTTCCGTGAACAAGAGATCATGGAGAAGAAAGCGTACTTTGACCTGGTGGAAAAGCTGGAGAAAATACTGAGCCTCGACAAGGCCACGCTGTTAAAAAAGATGGATGTCGGATATGCCTACGAGAAAGGCAATTATGTGTTAGCGGCACGGCAATTGCCGCGCTATTTGGAAAAAGAGCTGAAGGTAGATTTGACGGGGAAAGAAATCGCGGTGTTGGGTGAGCATCGCGGCGATTTGCCGGGGATTGAAGTGGTGACAAAACCGATCAGAAAATACGATCCCAAGCAAATCGCTGTACAGGCGGTCGGGTATGTCCGGCCCTTTCATATTGCTGAAAATGTGAAGCTCGCCTCCTACAAGGATGAGAGCACGCGGTATTTGCCGAACCAGTTAGTCGGGCTCGATGGGATTGAGCACTCTTACGAAGAAGAGCTTCGCGGGAGCAACGGTTACCGGATGTATGAAGTCGCAGCAAATCAGACAGTTGTAAAGCAAGTGGAGGAAGTTCCGTCCGTCCCAGGCAATCATGTGTATCTCACCATTGATCAGCGGATACAGCTGGATATCCGGGATTCGATTCGAGAGTTTCTTCCGAAGATGCGTGCAACCATCCCTGAGGCGAGGGCAGCAAAGGGAGCGTACGTCGTGGCAGTCGAGGTCAAGACAGGTAAGGTCGTCGCGATGGTCAGTTATCCGGAATACGATCCAAACGTATGGATTGAGGGACCGGATCAAAAAACGTATGACGAGATAAAGCTGGCGGTGGTGAATGGGACGATTCGGGAAGCCCCACACGATACGCGGCCATTAAAGGGCGAGGCGGCCATCCAGGAGGGCTACAAGCACCCGGGCTCAATTGTGCCGTCGGGATCTGTCATCAAGCCGATTACGGTATTGCTCGGTTTGCAGGAAGGCATCATTACTCCCTTCGATCGTTGGAATGATGTAGGTGTGTATCACTATGGACGTGGTACGGATCGGATTAAGAACGACAGTTCCAAAGCGCATGGCATGATTACTCCTGCGATTTCCCTGCAAAAGTCATCGAATACGTACATGTCGAGAATCGGGGAGGAGCTGTCCCGTCGAAAAGGAAAAGAGTCAGCGTCCGTGCTGCAATCGTACTATCATGCATTCGGGTTAGGGGTTCAGACTGGCGTGGATTTGCCGCATGAAAACAAAGGCAAAGAAGACTATTTGGTGATGGATGAAAACTACGGACCATTAGCAGCGATGGTGCAAGCTTCCTTCGGGCAACAAGTTCGAGCAACGACGATGCAATTGGCACAATATGCGGCGACGCTTGCGAATAAAGGAGTACGTTTGCAGCCGCAGATGGTAGATAAGATCACAGACGCAGAAGGAAAACTGGTGAAAACGTACACACCCAAAACCATGAGCACCTTCCCTCACCCTGATAAATACTGGGACGTTCTGGAGCAAGGCATGGTGATGGTGACGAAACCAGGGGGAACAGCAGTCCGCGCGTATGCGGGAATGCCATTTCAGGTAGCTGCAAAAACGGGTACATCTGAGCAAGACATTTATGTACCGGTGACGGTGACAGATGAGAAAACAGGACAGAAAAAGACAAGGTGGAAAATGCACGGCCGGATTACGAATGGTGTCAGCATTTCGTATGCGCCTGTCGACGATCCTGTCCTGGCAGTAGCCGTAATCGTTCCTGAGGGTGGTTATGGGGGAAGATCGGCTGCGATCATTTCACGTTCTGTGTACGATGTGTATGACAAGCATATCGGATTGAAATAG
- a CDS encoding proline iminopeptidase-family hydrolase: MSMQEGYIEVPGGRVWYSRVGEGEKTPLIVLHGGPGNTHDPLKSTLHVLGNDRPVIFYDQLGSGNSDRPTDLTLWKTERFVEELACIRQALGLKEVHILGHSWGTMLAAAYLVDAKPEGVQGIIFSSPCLSAERWKQDADRLIEQLPADVQQTIATHEEQGTTDSQEYQDAMKEYYKRHVCRLDPMPTVMTESRPKANKEVYMTMWGPSEFCPTGNLKTFDYTPKLHQINIPSLFVCGRYDEATPESTGYYQSLVPNAALHVFENSSHVGYLEETDEYVQVIRSFLQKADTK; this comes from the coding sequence ATGAGCATGCAAGAAGGCTATATTGAAGTTCCTGGCGGAAGAGTATGGTACAGTCGTGTCGGCGAAGGGGAGAAAACACCTCTGATCGTCCTTCACGGAGGGCCTGGAAATACGCATGATCCGCTCAAATCAACGCTTCATGTCTTAGGCAACGACAGACCCGTCATTTTCTACGATCAGCTCGGGTCGGGAAATTCCGATCGCCCGACGGATCTGACTCTTTGGAAAACCGAACGCTTTGTGGAAGAGCTGGCTTGCATCAGACAAGCCCTTGGCTTAAAAGAGGTTCACATCCTAGGACACTCGTGGGGTACGATGCTGGCAGCAGCTTATTTAGTAGATGCCAAGCCGGAAGGGGTACAGGGTATCATCTTCTCCAGCCCCTGCTTGAGCGCAGAGCGTTGGAAACAGGATGCAGATCGTTTAATCGAGCAATTGCCAGCAGATGTGCAACAAACCATCGCTACACACGAGGAGCAGGGCACAACCGATTCACAAGAATACCAGGATGCCATGAAGGAGTACTACAAGCGCCATGTGTGCCGCCTTGATCCAATGCCAACAGTTATGACAGAAAGCCGTCCAAAAGCAAACAAAGAGGTTTACATGACAATGTGGGGACCATCTGAGTTTTGCCCGACAGGGAATCTGAAAACGTTCGACTATACTCCCAAGCTGCATCAAATCAACATCCCTTCCCTGTTCGTTTGCGGCCGTTATGATGAAGCAACGCCTGAATCTACAGGTTATTATCAATCTCTGGTGCCAAACGCCGCGCTCCATGTCTTTGAAAACAGCTCGCATGTCGGCTATCTGGAAGAGACAGATGAATACGTGCAGGTTATCCGCAGCTTTTTGCAAAAAGCAGATACGAAATAA
- a CDS encoding sensor histidine kinase: protein MSIKTRLLLSYIAMIIIPLVLFGVVASGLANYFWGEREAGKPFLRDTLNKRDELFAGLTFMAKYAPNQLTNQNMLTETDEQLQAVGGALILTKDEHVLFVSPSIDSADVPNYLQDQPDQGRMHSWQPFKQDGYTFDTYEFTFADQRKGKLYFLANSFPYMQTGIYFFIALILSLLTIVALTNGVLTFLVSRSIIRPLYALKQAANEIKEGNLERPVRLHRKDELGELGEAFEEMRGRLYDSIHLQLQYEENRKQLISSISHDLKTPITGIKACVEAVQEGIADTEAKREKYMKMIAIKSEQMDRLIDELFLFSRLDLNKLPFHFEEIDMRAYMAQFAEELRLDPRMHGIPIRYEEEHTSPIPVMADQEKLHRVLMNIVDNSLKYLNKDEKLIRLEVEKANSEVLLAISDNGTGIEKEAMPHIFDRFYRADPARNSAMGGSGLGLAIVKQIVEGHGGRVWAESESGRGTRICFTLPDIKRVGGDTE, encoded by the coding sequence ATGTCAATTAAAACAAGACTTTTGCTCTCCTATATTGCCATGATTATCATCCCCCTTGTTTTGTTTGGAGTGGTGGCATCGGGATTGGCGAATTACTTTTGGGGGGAACGAGAAGCAGGCAAACCATTCCTTCGTGATACGCTCAATAAACGAGACGAGTTGTTTGCTGGTCTTACATTCATGGCCAAATACGCTCCCAATCAATTGACGAACCAGAACATGCTGACAGAGACGGATGAGCAGCTACAAGCAGTTGGCGGTGCATTGATTCTGACCAAGGACGAGCATGTGCTATTTGTTTCCCCGTCGATTGATAGCGCTGACGTACCTAATTATTTGCAGGATCAGCCGGATCAGGGGCGCATGCATAGCTGGCAGCCGTTTAAACAGGACGGCTACACATTTGATACGTACGAGTTTACTTTTGCTGATCAGAGGAAAGGAAAGCTCTACTTCCTTGCGAATTCTTTCCCATATATGCAGACAGGCATTTATTTTTTTATCGCATTGATTCTCAGTCTTCTCACGATTGTGGCGCTGACGAACGGTGTATTAACGTTTCTTGTTTCACGGAGTATCATTCGACCTTTGTACGCCTTAAAGCAGGCAGCGAACGAAATCAAAGAAGGCAATCTAGAGCGTCCTGTTCGACTCCATCGCAAAGATGAGCTGGGGGAGCTGGGAGAAGCATTTGAAGAGATGCGGGGTAGATTGTATGATTCTATCCATTTGCAGCTTCAGTATGAGGAAAATCGTAAACAATTGATTTCGAGTATCTCCCATGATCTAAAAACACCCATCACAGGAATCAAAGCATGTGTGGAAGCGGTGCAGGAAGGGATTGCGGATACGGAAGCGAAGCGGGAAAAATATATGAAGATGATTGCCATCAAATCAGAGCAGATGGACCGTCTGATTGATGAGCTGTTTTTATTCTCGAGACTGGATTTGAACAAGCTTCCCTTTCACTTTGAAGAAATCGATATGCGAGCATATATGGCACAGTTTGCCGAAGAGCTGCGACTAGACCCGCGGATGCACGGCATTCCAATTCGCTATGAGGAGGAGCATACAAGTCCGATTCCAGTCATGGCTGATCAGGAAAAACTCCATCGCGTGCTCATGAATATCGTGGACAATAGCCTGAAGTACTTGAACAAGGACGAGAAGCTGATTCGATTGGAAGTGGAGAAAGCCAACAGTGAAGTGCTATTGGCAATCTCCGACAATGGAACAGGGATTGAAAAAGAAGCAATGCCCCATATTTTTGACCGCTTTTATCGGGCGGACCCTGCACGTAATTCGGCCATGGGAGGCAGCGGTCTGGGACTCGCCATCGTCAAACAAATTGTGGAGGGGCACGGTGGTCGTGTATGGGCGGAGAGTGAGAGCGGACGCGGGACCCGTATTTGTTTTACCTTGCCAGATATCAAGAGAGTCGGGGGTGACACGGAATGA
- a CDS encoding response regulator transcription factor → MKHILIIEDDTVIAEVQKDYLEANGYSVDVATSGDTGLQKALQEEYDLLILDLMLPIVDGFEICKQVRKAKNIPILLVSAKKEDIDKIRGLGLGADDHISKPFSLGELIARVKAHLARYDRLVSDSKPRTATEEIRLRGIRIDKLARRVYINGNEVAFTSKEYDLLLFLVTHPNWVFSKTELFEKIWGLDSYGDIATVTVHISKLREKIESDPAKPQYIETVWGVGYRFLL, encoded by the coding sequence ATGAAGCACATTTTAATCATTGAAGATGACACGGTGATCGCAGAGGTGCAAAAGGATTATTTGGAGGCAAACGGCTATTCGGTCGATGTCGCTACATCCGGCGATACGGGCTTGCAAAAGGCACTGCAAGAGGAGTATGACCTCCTAATTCTAGACCTGATGCTCCCGATCGTGGATGGCTTTGAAATCTGCAAGCAAGTCCGGAAAGCCAAAAATATTCCGATCCTGCTCGTCTCTGCGAAAAAGGAAGACATCGACAAGATCCGTGGACTGGGTCTGGGTGCCGATGATCATATCAGCAAGCCTTTTAGCTTGGGAGAATTGATAGCGAGGGTAAAAGCCCATCTGGCCCGTTACGACCGCCTCGTCTCTGATTCTAAACCGCGTACGGCAACAGAGGAGATCAGGCTTCGTGGGATTCGCATCGACAAGCTGGCGAGGAGAGTTTACATCAATGGAAACGAAGTGGCGTTCACTTCCAAGGAATACGACCTTTTGCTCTTTTTGGTAACGCATCCCAACTGGGTATTTAGTAAAACAGAGCTGTTTGAAAAAATTTGGGGTCTCGATTCGTATGGGGATATCGCGACGGTGACGGTGCATATCAGCAAGCTGCGGGAAAAAATAGAAAGTGATCCGGCTAAGCCACAATACATCGAGACGGTGTGGGGTGTCGGTTATCGCTTTTTACTATAA
- a CDS encoding beta-ketoacyl-ACP synthase III → MERKIKILGTGKYLPTRRVTAAELEEKLGLAAGWVEKKSGVSVRHFVMNETAAQMGAIAARRALEAAGLSLHDIDCIVCASGTAQQEIPCTAALIQEELQLSKSGIPCFDINATCLSFVTALDVMSCQMAVGIYERVLIISSEISSVGLNWEQKESCVLFGDGAAAVVIGRTPETESSRILGSSMKTYSEGAHYSEIRGGGTLIHPSQFAQGREADFAFDMDGRKIFRLTSQLITGFVDRLLSTTSVTKEQIRTVIPHQASGMAMRIMADKLGFSDQQMVNILAEHGNVIAASIPMALHEAIGQNRVQRGDHLLLLGTSAGLSLGGIVLEY, encoded by the coding sequence ATGGAGAGAAAAATCAAAATCCTCGGAACAGGGAAATACTTGCCCACTCGGCGAGTAACAGCGGCAGAACTAGAAGAAAAGCTGGGACTTGCGGCTGGATGGGTAGAGAAAAAGTCCGGGGTAAGCGTCAGGCATTTTGTGATGAACGAAACAGCAGCACAGATGGGAGCCATCGCTGCTAGGCGTGCTTTGGAAGCGGCGGGGCTTTCCCTTCACGATATCGATTGTATCGTATGTGCAAGCGGGACGGCACAGCAGGAAATCCCATGCACGGCTGCTTTGATTCAAGAAGAGCTTCAACTCAGCAAATCAGGTATTCCCTGCTTTGATATAAATGCGACATGCCTAAGCTTCGTCACTGCGCTGGATGTGATGTCGTGCCAGATGGCGGTTGGTATTTACGAGCGAGTCTTGATTATTTCATCGGAGATATCCTCCGTAGGTTTGAATTGGGAGCAAAAAGAGAGCTGCGTGCTGTTCGGAGATGGGGCTGCGGCTGTTGTCATCGGCAGGACGCCAGAAACAGAAAGCTCCCGCATCTTGGGTTCAAGCATGAAAACATACAGTGAAGGCGCGCACTATTCCGAAATAAGGGGCGGCGGTACACTGATCCACCCGAGCCAATTTGCGCAAGGAAGAGAAGCAGACTTTGCATTTGATATGGACGGACGGAAAATTTTTCGCCTGACCTCGCAGTTGATTACCGGATTTGTGGATCGCTTGCTGTCCACAACCTCCGTAACCAAGGAGCAAATTCGTACAGTCATTCCTCATCAGGCCAGTGGGATGGCGATGCGGATCATGGCAGACAAGCTCGGATTTAGCGACCAGCAAATGGTGAACATTCTGGCAGAGCACGGCAATGTCATCGCAGCTTCGATCCCGATGGCTCTGCATGAAGCGATTGGGCAAAATCGGGTACAGCGAGGAGATCACCTGTTGCTGCTGGGCACATCTGCCGGCTTGTCTCTCGGAGGAATTGTGCTTGAATACTAA
- a CDS encoding ATP-grasp domain-containing protein, producing the protein MNTKQSVLLTGGRAPATLELARLLGSAGHRVIVAESARRHVCQHSRYVERSYQVPPPRQQPDAYIEKLCEIMQREHIDLLIPTCEEIFYVSRGRDRLLDFGEVLVEGIEVLRSLHDKWLFAEMAREVGALVPQTVRVQSPAQLREAMLQARGPVVLKPVYSRFAAHVQIVVDPSSAAVQSTLPEPTVGQPWLVQQFIKGKQVCSYAVAQAGQLTLYADYETTHTAGQGASIHFAYSDHPQVRDFVSRFVQRHTFRGQIAFDFIENEQGELYVIECNPRLTSGVHLFTGQQEAATAYFSDRGKTVVPAGKQASMLGMAMLTYGLAGMTNGKKAKRWVSDLLSARDVLFRRDDPRPFFDQFSMLADLVWQSFRTGKSMITCSTSDIEWNGEEA; encoded by the coding sequence TTGAATACTAAACAATCAGTCTTGCTAACAGGAGGACGAGCTCCAGCTACGTTAGAGCTGGCGCGCTTGCTGGGTTCTGCGGGACATCGGGTCATAGTAGCGGAGAGTGCGCGGCGACATGTATGCCAGCACTCTCGTTATGTAGAGCGCTCCTACCAAGTGCCTCCTCCCCGACAGCAGCCGGATGCTTATATCGAAAAGCTGTGCGAAATCATGCAGCGTGAGCACATCGATCTGTTGATCCCGACTTGCGAGGAGATATTCTATGTCTCGCGTGGGCGGGATCGCTTGCTTGACTTTGGTGAAGTGCTTGTGGAAGGAATCGAGGTACTGCGTTCGTTGCATGATAAATGGCTTTTTGCCGAAATGGCGCGCGAGGTGGGAGCACTGGTCCCACAGACAGTACGCGTACAATCTCCTGCTCAATTGCGGGAGGCCATGCTGCAAGCAAGAGGACCTGTTGTGCTGAAGCCCGTCTATTCTCGCTTCGCCGCTCATGTACAAATCGTGGTAGACCCGTCCTCTGCGGCAGTGCAGTCCACGCTGCCCGAACCGACAGTCGGGCAACCATGGCTCGTCCAACAGTTTATAAAAGGGAAGCAGGTGTGCAGCTACGCGGTTGCTCAGGCTGGACAGCTCACCTTGTACGCCGATTACGAAACAACACATACAGCAGGGCAGGGTGCCTCGATTCACTTCGCCTATTCAGACCATCCACAGGTAAGAGATTTTGTTAGTCGCTTCGTGCAACGGCATACGTTTCGTGGACAAATCGCATTTGATTTTATAGAGAATGAGCAGGGAGAGCTATACGTGATCGAGTGTAATCCACGCCTGACAAGCGGTGTTCATTTGTTTACAGGACAGCAAGAGGCGGCTACTGCCTATTTTTCTGATCGGGGAAAAACCGTTGTTCCTGCTGGAAAACAAGCGAGTATGCTAGGGATGGCGATGCTGACATACGGTCTTGCCGGAATGACGAATGGCAAGAAGGCAAAGCGTTGGGTGAGCGACCTGCTTTCTGCAAGGGATGTACTGTTTAGGCGGGATGATCCACGGCCTTTTTTTGATCAGTTCTCCATGCTGGCAGACTTGGTTTGGCAGAGCTTTCGAACGGGAAAGAGCATGATCACTTGCAGTACGAGCGATATCGAATGGAACGGAGAAGAGGCGTAA